Proteins from one Dioscorea cayenensis subsp. rotundata cultivar TDr96_F1 unplaced genomic scaffold, TDr96_F1_v2_PseudoChromosome.rev07_lg8_w22 25.fasta BLBR01000075.1, whole genome shotgun sequence genomic window:
- the LOC120253385 gene encoding uncharacterized protein LOC120253385, with the protein MEMTPEGCGAFVVAKKLAGLSERLRRWAKVCFGSIKLKKLNLLHEVEKLDVLKEARNLSLGELAQELHLLNSLEDIRKQEEINWRQRSRLQWLQEGDENTKFFHSMANGRKCRNLIPGFFHESRLISNPKAVGRMFVNRFQQQFGSKRTWRLKVDLSKLLAHKRHVDLTGLDRPFTMIEVKDAVFSLGGIKPLDRMDSRSTSSTNSGRQSRTTFSSSVRISILEELI; encoded by the coding sequence ATGGAGATGACTCCTGAAGGCTGTGGTGCTTTTGTGGTTGCTAAGAAACTTGCTGGACTCAGTGAGCGGCTAAGGAGATGGGCCAAAGTTTGTTTTGGGTCTATCAAGTTAAAGAAGCTTAACCTTCTACATGAGGTGGAGAAGTTAGATGTCCTTAAGGAGGCTAGGAATTTGTCACTGGGTGAGCTTGCTCAGGAGCTTCACCTTTTGAATTCGTTAGAAGATATTCGCAAGCAAGAGGAAATTAACTGGCGGCAAAGGTCGAGGCTTCAGTGGCTGCAGGAAGGTGACGAGAACACTAAATTTTTCCACTCTATGGCGAATGGGAGGAAATGCCGGAACCTTATCCCGGGTTTCTTTCATGAGAGTAGGCTCATCTCGAACCCAAAAGCGGTGGGAAGGATGTTTGTTAATCGGTTTCAACAACAATTTGGAAGCAAGCGGACATGGAGACTCAAGGTGGACTTGTCTAAGCTCTTAGCACACAAGAGACATGTGGATCTGACTGGGTTGGATAGGCCTTTTACAATGATTGAGGTTAAGGATGCGGTTTTCAGTCTAGGGGGGATAAAGCCCCTGGACCGGATGGATTCCCGATCCACTTCTTCAACAAATTCTGGTAGACAGTCAAGGACGACATTTTCAAGCTCTGTGAGGATTTCTATTTTGGAAGAGCTAATTTAG
- the LOC120253386 gene encoding uncharacterized protein LOC120253386: MSFFWRGVLSVYPILRCCVLSEVNSGADTYFWKDRWLNGRAPMYVWHEQYRECGQQDASFKDLAHLLEGHPFCEDADLVQIRDRWRNSGNDVKDIKRWALNGTGAFSVKSLYNFLIDGGVRCEIAKFFWKSKCPKKINIFNWLVWRNKILTMDNLELRRCNKLPTATCVMCHADTESVDHLFLQCPVARDVWGYFCRLLGVPEPPISMTGVWREWRGSVRPNSRVAVDLVVKALVWNIWIARNDRIFNDKILPATCILLCINRMLLSWFDALADGAKAKLEDTMAIVRGSLEFLESRSQRDRGDCTAEEAPYRSTE, encoded by the coding sequence ATGTCGTTCTTCTGGCGTGGGGTCCTGAGCGTGTATCCGATCTTACGGTGCTGTGTCCTAAGTGAAGTTAATTCTGGCGCGGACACTTACTTTTGGAAAGATAGATGGCTCAACGGTAGAGCACCCATGTATGTTTGGCATGAGCAGTACAGAGAGTGTGGACAGCAAGACGCTTCTTTCAAGGATTTGGCACACTTGCTTGAGGGGCATCCTTTCTGCGAGGATGCAGATTTAGTTCAAATTAGAGATAGGTGGCGGAATAGTGGGAATGATGTGAAGGACATAAAAAGATGGGCGCTTAATGGAACCGGGGCTTTCTCCGTAAAGTCACTCTATAACTTCCTTATTGATGGGGGTGTGAGGTGTGAAATTGCAAAATTCTTCTGGAAAAGTAAATGCCCAAAGaagataaacatttttaattggttggtCTGGAGAAATAAGATTTTGACAATGGACAATCTGGAATTAAGACGATGTAACAAACTCCCAACTGCAACTTGTGTCATGTGCCATGCGGATACAGAATCTGTGGATCACCTGTTCCTTCAGTGCCCTGTTGCCAGGGATGTGTGGGGCTACTTTTGCAGGCTGCTGGGCGTTCCGGAGCCTCCGATTTCAATGACAGGGGTGTGGCGGGAGTGGAGGGGGTCTGTGCGGCCCAACAGTAGGGTAGCAGTGGACTTAGTGGTCAAGGCGTTAGTCTGGAATATTTGGATTGCACGTAATGATAGAATCTTCAATGATAAAATTTTGCCTGCTACTTGCATTCTGTTATGTATTAATCGTATGCTCCTGTCGTGGTTCGATGCTCTTGCAGATGGAGCTAAGGCGAAACTTGAAGATACCATGGCTATCGTCAGAGGAAGCCTTGAGTTCCTTGAGTCAAGGAGCCAGAGGGACAGGGGGGATTGTACGGCCGAGGAGGCACCATATCGAAGCACGGAGTAG